A single Oryza brachyantha chromosome 8, ObraRS2, whole genome shotgun sequence DNA region contains:
- the LOC102715224 gene encoding nuclear transcription factor Y subunit A-7: MKPDGETQLRPTAAGHPDPGLSTSSAEYVAPVGPATTQVAYPYIGTYYGGIYGAYSGQPLVNAALMAMPPHSVPLATDVVLEPIYVNARQYHGILRRRQSRAKAESENKANKSRKPYLHESRHLHALKRARGSSGRFLNSKAMEGKQDSKSVDKNDGALPAEENRDNKDTNSNTKS, translated from the exons ATGAAGCCAGATGGTGAAACTCAGCTTCGTCCTACAGCTGCTGGACATCCAGATCCTGGTCTGAGCACCTCATCTGCAGAATATGTGGCCCCTGTAGGACCAGCTACA ACTCAGGTAGCTTATCCATATATTGGTACCTATTATGGAGGCATATATGGTGCTTATAGTGGACAACCTCTG GTGAATGCTGCTTTAATGGCAATGCCTCCGCATTCTGTGCCCTTGGCAACTGATGTTGTTTTGGAACCCATATATGTCAATGCAAGGCAGTATCATGGTATATTAAGACGACGCCAGTCTCGTGCGAAAGCTGAATCAGAAAATAAGGCTAACAAAAGCCGCAAG CCTTACCTACATGAGTCCCGCCATCTGCATGCTTTGAAAAGGGCAAGGGGGTCTAGTGGTCGATTTCTCAACTCTAAGGCCATGGAGGGAAAGCAAGACAGTAAATCCGTGGATAAAAATGATGGAGCTCTGCCAGCTGAGGAAAACAGAGACAACAAGGATACCAATAGCAATACCAAATCATAG